A portion of the Neorhodopirellula lusitana genome contains these proteins:
- a CDS encoding DUF1501 domain-containing protein, protein MTSSNDYAHGCSGFRTLPRRQFLQAGTLGALGLSMADLFRLQAAEHSGMTVGAGKKIEARAKSVIQINLPGGFPHHESFDPKPEAPVEYRGSFGVARTNTGEVFSDNLPKLASIADKITVVRSVVGKIPDHNLATYNLYTGYTPSAVIDYPQMGSIVSHELGARGELPCYIAIPGKNAASGGTGFLPSIHGPFEIGGDPGTEKKNFRVRDFSLPSGMSLEQLQRRRSVRDVVEKRIRALEANPVMLDTMDEFHARAYSLLTSADAQDAFSFEGESDETMKLYGIEVTGDIKGPDGRLHPKGLAERLIIARRLVESGVRFVTLEYGSWDCHSGVEKACLDQMRPFDHAISGLVTDLDRRGLLDSTIVWVTTEFGRTPKVNKESGRDHWSRCFSMMLAGGGFNQGLAYGASDSTGGEPARDAVTLENLMATIYHQMGIDANKELVAFGTRPIEIIRDAEVVQSLVS, encoded by the coding sequence ATGACATCATCGAATGATTACGCTCACGGCTGTTCTGGTTTTCGGACCCTGCCGCGTCGCCAATTTCTTCAGGCTGGGACGCTCGGGGCGTTGGGATTATCGATGGCGGATCTCTTTCGTCTGCAGGCGGCGGAGCATTCGGGGATGACGGTTGGCGCTGGCAAGAAGATTGAGGCTCGCGCTAAGAGCGTGATTCAGATCAATCTGCCGGGCGGTTTCCCGCACCACGAATCGTTCGATCCGAAGCCCGAGGCGCCTGTTGAATATCGCGGCTCTTTTGGTGTCGCGAGGACGAACACGGGTGAGGTGTTCAGTGACAACCTGCCGAAGCTGGCGTCCATCGCCGACAAGATCACTGTTGTGCGATCGGTGGTGGGAAAGATTCCTGACCACAACTTGGCGACGTACAACCTGTACACCGGCTACACGCCTTCGGCGGTGATCGACTATCCGCAGATGGGCTCGATCGTGTCGCATGAACTGGGGGCCCGTGGCGAGCTGCCTTGTTACATCGCGATCCCGGGGAAGAACGCCGCGAGCGGGGGCACAGGTTTTTTGCCCAGCATCCATGGTCCGTTCGAGATCGGCGGCGACCCGGGGACCGAAAAGAAGAACTTCCGTGTTCGCGACTTCTCGTTACCGTCCGGCATGTCGCTTGAGCAGCTTCAGCGCCGGCGGTCGGTTCGCGACGTGGTCGAAAAGCGGATTCGGGCCCTCGAGGCGAATCCGGTGATGCTCGACACGATGGATGAGTTCCATGCTCGGGCTTACTCGCTTTTGACATCGGCCGACGCTCAGGATGCGTTTTCATTCGAAGGCGAGAGCGACGAAACGATGAAGCTGTATGGCATCGAAGTCACCGGCGATATCAAAGGACCCGATGGTCGACTTCACCCGAAGGGGCTTGCCGAACGATTGATCATTGCCCGCCGGCTTGTTGAGTCGGGTGTGCGTTTCGTGACGTTGGAGTATGGGTCTTGGGATTGTCACAGCGGAGTCGAAAAAGCGTGCCTGGATCAGATGCGTCCATTCGATCATGCGATTTCCGGGCTGGTCACTGACCTGGACCGCCGCGGTCTGCTTGATTCGACCATTGTGTGGGTGACGACGGAGTTCGGACGCACGCCGAAGGTCAACAAAGAGAGCGGCCGTGACCACTGGTCTCGTTGTTTCTCGATGATGCTGGCCGGTGGTGGATTCAATCAAGGTCTCGCTTATGGTGCGAGCGACTCGACGGGAGGCGAACCGGCACGCGATGCCGTGACCCTGGAGAACCTGATGGCCACGATCTATCACCAGATGGGCATTGATGCGAACAAGGAACTGGTGGCGTTTGGCACGCGGCCGATTGAAATCATCCGCGATGCCGAGGTCGTTCAGTCGCTGGTTAGTTAA
- a CDS encoding HsdM family class I SAM-dependent methyltransferase, translating into MVYQNLSAIIRGDSPVGSDGYQHQFNWATFDFAHVPVGLLSQVYEAFSWKWDEEESGATSVHYTPRNIAKTIVDEVFDGLENAHKARVLDPACGAGVFLVLAFRRLYREHWRVSGERPHTKLIRKILQEQLCGFDISDSALRLAALSLYLTAIELDPKPVPPKRLRFEVLDDLTLFNHRKQDDPESGPVIGSLGDHVDRSFDGTFDLVISNPPWTRIRNDKELAGQLNNVSKRVVATFGKETANEYQNPDSVPDLPFLWRSTQWCKPGGRIAMALPARTLFKDGSISTFARETIFRFVKFTGIVNCSNVRKTNVWPEMDLPFMIAFASNVQPSPDDNFWFICPQADFSANGIGDLRIDPDASYVFPIQRVLDDSWILKTLAVGTSLDEEIISKISVAATKPLLDYWRRDLGLQCKKGYNVTKNPEKDASLLHELLDLGSPIGDESRFTVNPKAYAKFHRPLLERTRLVEGKDPLAVFRAPLFLLRKSLPIERSNGNSLTSFVDIAFNQSFYGYSAKGHPNSSLLVRYLNVFAHSQVWTYYVLCTSPSLGTERPVFLKSDFDSCPIVPIENLNPETIGRIENLAIRLESDDDSAFKEIDEVIAGVYGLNRRDVEVISDTLAVRNPHDELGKRGSAGVSRAEEDRFKKRLNKLLAPFADRIGVELFINTIGAGDSSSYRFLEIKDKSADLVGEHSVDASIAELATKTGASRIVQSETGRIVVGILNQYRYWTSSRARLLSADILREYFSAFEGVR; encoded by the coding sequence GTGGTTTACCAGAACCTGTCGGCAATCATCCGTGGCGATTCTCCGGTAGGCTCAGACGGCTACCAGCATCAGTTTAACTGGGCAACGTTCGACTTCGCACACGTCCCGGTCGGCTTGTTGAGCCAAGTCTACGAAGCCTTCAGTTGGAAGTGGGACGAAGAAGAATCGGGTGCGACCAGCGTTCACTATACGCCTCGCAACATTGCCAAGACGATTGTTGATGAAGTATTCGACGGGCTTGAGAACGCTCACAAAGCTCGAGTTCTAGACCCAGCATGCGGCGCGGGCGTGTTCCTTGTATTGGCTTTTCGCCGTTTGTATCGCGAACACTGGCGAGTTTCGGGAGAAAGACCACACACAAAGCTCATTCGAAAGATTCTCCAAGAACAACTCTGCGGTTTCGACATCAGTGACTCGGCACTTCGACTTGCCGCTCTCAGCTTGTACTTAACTGCAATCGAACTCGACCCCAAGCCAGTTCCGCCCAAGAGGCTTCGATTCGAAGTACTGGATGATCTAACGCTCTTTAATCATCGGAAGCAAGATGACCCTGAATCCGGCCCTGTGATAGGTAGCTTGGGAGACCACGTTGATAGGTCATTTGATGGTACCTTCGATCTCGTCATCTCGAATCCACCATGGACAAGAATTCGTAATGACAAAGAACTCGCAGGTCAGCTAAATAATGTTAGCAAGCGGGTTGTGGCAACCTTCGGTAAAGAGACAGCGAACGAATACCAGAATCCTGACAGCGTACCAGATTTGCCTTTTCTCTGGCGTTCAACTCAATGGTGCAAACCGGGCGGACGTATTGCAATGGCTCTACCAGCGAGAACGTTGTTCAAAGATGGGAGCATTTCAACTTTTGCCCGCGAGACAATTTTTCGATTTGTCAAATTCACGGGCATCGTGAACTGTTCAAACGTCCGCAAGACTAATGTTTGGCCGGAGATGGACCTGCCATTCATGATCGCGTTTGCATCGAATGTCCAGCCGTCGCCAGATGACAACTTTTGGTTTATTTGTCCGCAAGCTGACTTCAGCGCGAACGGCATTGGCGATTTGCGAATTGACCCTGATGCATCATACGTATTTCCAATTCAGCGAGTCCTCGATGACAGTTGGATCCTAAAGACGCTTGCGGTTGGAACATCACTCGATGAGGAAATCATATCCAAAATTTCAGTTGCAGCCACCAAACCGCTGCTTGATTACTGGCGTCGAGACCTCGGGCTTCAATGCAAGAAAGGCTACAACGTCACGAAGAATCCAGAAAAGGACGCCTCACTTTTACATGAGTTACTAGACTTGGGGTCACCAATTGGTGATGAATCGCGATTCACGGTGAATCCCAAAGCATACGCGAAGTTCCATCGCCCACTGCTTGAAAGAACAAGACTTGTAGAAGGCAAAGACCCACTGGCCGTCTTTCGTGCGCCCTTGTTTTTGCTTCGGAAGTCTCTTCCGATTGAAAGAAGCAACGGCAACTCACTTACAAGCTTCGTAGATATTGCATTCAACCAGAGCTTCTATGGATATTCAGCAAAAGGACATCCGAACTCTTCGCTGCTAGTACGATACTTGAATGTGTTCGCTCACAGTCAAGTATGGACCTATTACGTGTTGTGCACGAGTCCAAGCCTCGGCACAGAGCGACCGGTGTTTCTGAAGTCAGACTTCGACTCTTGTCCAATCGTACCAATTGAGAATTTGAATCCGGAAACGATCGGACGAATTGAGAACCTCGCGATACGTCTCGAATCAGATGATGATTCCGCATTCAAAGAGATCGACGAAGTAATCGCTGGCGTTTATGGACTAAACAGGCGAGATGTCGAAGTAATCTCTGACACTCTCGCAGTCCGCAATCCACATGACGAATTGGGGAAACGCGGGAGTGCGGGTGTTAGCCGAGCGGAGGAGGACAGATTCAAAAAACGATTGAATAAGCTCCTTGCGCCGTTCGCTGATCGAATCGGCGTGGAACTTTTTATCAATACAATCGGCGCTGGTGATTCATCTTCATACCGATTTCTCGAAATCAAAGATAAAAGCGCTGATTTGGTCGGCGAGCATTCTGTCGATGCGTCGATTGCTGAACTTGCCACGAAAACGGGCGCAAGCCGAATTGTCCAAAGCGAGACCGGACGCATTGTTGTAGGCATCTTGAATCAATACCGATACTGGACTTCAAGCCGCGCCCGTCTGTTGTCCGCAGACATTCTTCGCGAGTATTTCTCTGCATTCGAGGGCGTCCGGTGA
- a CDS encoding ParB/RepB/Spo0J family partition protein, producing the protein MSRTPNEIPISRIGIDVGLQARVMLDEPTVVEYMRVAREAAEDDKPWPFPAVSMVGGYLIDGHHRYEAARRLGRSTILATEQPGETEADCIREAIAANAGHGLPRSNADKRRAVELALATWPDLSSRQIAKLCKLSHTSVNRIRTPEPDAEVELVPPCEEIETVVEVTQTPPTYTQPDELPAAEVEQVSPAPATKRVSQAKDDPRTHAKKTMAALEVAMRHAGDHRAEFKPADFQEFDSGIGHIWEIARAWSRDPRSSAVSEGNAHA; encoded by the coding sequence ATGAGTAGGACACCCAATGAAATACCGATCAGCCGGATTGGGATCGACGTGGGACTGCAGGCCCGCGTGATGCTCGATGAGCCTACCGTGGTTGAATACATGCGTGTGGCCCGTGAGGCGGCAGAGGATGACAAGCCGTGGCCCTTCCCGGCTGTTTCGATGGTGGGTGGATATCTCATTGATGGACACCACCGCTACGAAGCCGCAAGGCGTCTTGGTCGATCAACGATTCTTGCGACCGAACAACCGGGCGAAACCGAAGCCGATTGCATTCGTGAGGCAATAGCGGCAAACGCCGGTCATGGCCTACCGCGAAGCAACGCGGACAAACGCCGTGCGGTTGAGTTGGCCCTGGCGACGTGGCCCGATCTATCGTCTAGGCAAATTGCCAAACTCTGCAAGCTGAGTCATACGTCCGTAAACAGGATACGAACGCCTGAACCGGACGCAGAAGTGGAACTTGTTCCACCCTGCGAGGAGATTGAAACGGTCGTCGAGGTGACACAAACGCCACCCACTTACACGCAACCCGATGAACTACCTGCGGCTGAAGTCGAACAGGTATCCCCGGCCCCGGCGACCAAACGTGTCAGCCAAGCGAAGGACGACCCAAGGACTCACGCCAAGAAGACAATGGCAGCGTTGGAGGTGGCAATGCGACACGCCGGTGACCACCGGGCCGAGTTCAAGCCAGCGGATTTCCAGGAGTTCGACTCTGGGATCGGTCATATCTGGGAGATAGCCCGTGCTTGGTCACGCGATCCTCGATCCTCGGCAGTATCGGAGGGCAACGCCCATGCGTAG
- a CDS encoding helix-turn-helix domain-containing protein: MRSTANPIKKNFTEREGTMNNPGIEPRLLKEADAAKWLGIGRRKLWSLQASGALPVVRIGRSVRYDKQDLELFVERLKIEKGGTDG; encoded by the coding sequence ATGCGTAGCACCGCAAATCCCATCAAGAAGAATTTCACCGAACGCGAGGGGACTATGAATAACCCAGGAATCGAACCGCGTTTACTGAAAGAAGCTGACGCAGCAAAGTGGCTTGGCATTGGCCGCCGCAAACTATGGTCGCTCCAAGCGAGTGGAGCCTTGCCCGTTGTGCGGATCGGGAGGTCAGTTCGATATGACAAGCAGGACCTTGAGCTGTTTGTCGAGCGTTTGAAAATCGAAAAAGGGGGCACCGATGGTTGA
- a CDS encoding bifunctional DNA primase/polymerase, which yields MVENRNPLKKRNRDDTTTTEARRLAKLYVSLGWSLLPIRFRSKQPAEPSWKPRQTTRAAITEVETWIESGHGLGVILGDVSDCWVCRDFDDADAYHRWAAQYPDAAATMATAQTGRGFHVFVLADHAVKTIKWDDGELRSTGAYVLVAPSLHPDGGRYSWIIEPADHPPVRLADVGLDCEWLPSVDDTETTESTHDMFVVSGISVVSVTNEQHEFVMNAIAETVPAGVGHRNDGVFRFARKLLGVLGGQPSDTIAKQYAMLWYDHAKHTIGTLDPEVTVADMLHALRSVRKPDDGQSLVESAMHAARNMQRPWWVVDYDDNLPCTNLARLIVGLSRLSDGNVFYLSCRDAAKHAGFSNHKQSSRVLNHWASSGIIEIVQRGKQGPPGSKATRYRLIVDPYSPPANEGAI from the coding sequence ATGGTTGAGAATCGGAACCCCCTCAAGAAACGCAACCGAGATGATACCACGACAACCGAGGCGAGACGACTGGCGAAACTGTACGTGTCGCTGGGTTGGTCACTGTTGCCGATTCGATTTAGATCGAAACAACCTGCCGAACCATCATGGAAACCCCGTCAGACGACACGTGCAGCGATCACCGAGGTAGAGACGTGGATTGAGTCGGGGCACGGCTTAGGTGTCATCCTGGGTGATGTGAGCGACTGCTGGGTATGTCGTGACTTCGACGATGCGGACGCCTATCACCGATGGGCCGCACAGTATCCCGATGCCGCCGCGACGATGGCGACTGCCCAGACTGGACGTGGCTTTCACGTATTCGTTCTAGCCGACCACGCCGTCAAAACGATCAAGTGGGATGACGGCGAGTTGCGCAGCACGGGTGCCTACGTGTTGGTCGCTCCATCGCTCCATCCTGATGGTGGGCGGTATTCGTGGATCATTGAGCCTGCCGACCATCCCCCGGTGCGGTTGGCTGACGTGGGATTGGATTGTGAGTGGTTGCCATCGGTGGATGACACAGAGACTACAGAGTCTACACATGACATGTTTGTTGTCTCTGGTATCTCTGTTGTCTCTGTGACAAACGAGCAACATGAGTTTGTCATGAATGCGATTGCCGAAACCGTCCCTGCCGGCGTCGGCCACCGAAACGATGGTGTGTTCCGATTCGCCCGCAAGCTACTCGGAGTCTTGGGAGGGCAGCCTAGCGATACGATCGCCAAGCAGTATGCCATGCTCTGGTATGATCACGCCAAGCACACTATCGGCACACTCGATCCCGAGGTGACTGTAGCCGACATGCTTCATGCGTTACGTTCCGTGCGTAAGCCGGACGACGGCCAGAGCCTAGTTGAGTCGGCTATGCACGCAGCTCGCAACATGCAGAGACCGTGGTGGGTGGTCGATTACGATGACAATCTACCGTGCACCAATCTCGCCAGACTGATAGTTGGGTTGAGCAGGCTTAGCGATGGCAACGTGTTCTACTTGTCCTGCCGAGACGCCGCAAAACACGCTGGATTCTCCAATCACAAACAGTCGAGTCGAGTGCTAAATCACTGGGCGAGCAGTGGCATCATCGAGATTGTTCAACGCGGAAAGCAGGGGCCGCCAGGATCGAAAGCGACTCGATATCGGCTGATTGTCGATCCCTACTCACCGCCAGCAAATGAGGGGGCAATATGA
- a CDS encoding PPC domain-containing protein encodes MHKFSRAILSSAILVVLSSGFAIADPWIAGVTPRLVGRGVTSEIVISRWRHEASELVFYPPGMTAPEYSNRDEGNRPPGIRCVETELDADKERLMCRLEVAADCQPGEYPFRVLTAVGLSSMGTVHVSPFPVIEEGETKVNTNDRVETALRVEPNVTVLGTLSRSAADDIDCFRVAGQAGDRLSVEVDMVKMGNDLRWNPVPDGYDSVVTVLDPSGKRIAINDDSSLNRQDPLLSVKLPVDGDYTVILRRSMFVPEERAYAIHIGRFFRPLAAYPLGGPAGEPLDIELLGDPLGSVSQTVTPPQSPGTFAYFGEATLPLSLRSSPFPNVLEKPDQLETRVPATPVAINGILAGPDETDRFRMTVKKGVPLQVRVWASALGSPVDPSIKLRRVDSSGAVGAVELEADDAKRPDRDIFGGQGDFPETFDPSVVWTPKQDGDYVLEISDPRGFGGPTHVYRIEIAPPVNTLHIGLSFEGYKPERPRKTSLSVPRGGTWTVRLSLYPGQGSNIKGPIDLGVEGLPAGIQMRSPQMPSLQSVWPMTLVADADASLAASIIRVTAQPAEGGEPFATVNQQNLQRVSYSHYPWRNIRVDRFAAAVSEPAGFALELKAPKQPLMRGSEMTIPIQILREPGFDEPLEIQCELAPRGVGTSPAEIIPAGQNTANLTLSASANAKLGSSPLYVMATTTQARGGRPGSKVRGDTELGSERVRVSSDVVSIEVAEPFVSLSSEPQSVRRGNTIEYRWAVKQIRPFEGQASVSMLGLPVGVTQVGVTPTIDKDSNEVAVQLEARDEALLGLVSELKCDVQFSVGGVELQLRTGSGKLRIDPRLEK; translated from the coding sequence ATGCATAAGTTCAGCAGGGCGATTCTTTCGTCTGCCATCCTTGTCGTTTTATCGAGCGGTTTCGCAATCGCGGACCCCTGGATCGCCGGTGTGACACCCCGATTGGTGGGGCGAGGCGTGACGAGTGAGATCGTGATTTCTCGGTGGCGCCATGAGGCAAGCGAACTGGTGTTTTATCCCCCGGGGATGACGGCACCGGAATATAGCAATCGCGATGAGGGCAATCGGCCGCCGGGGATTCGCTGCGTCGAGACCGAGTTGGACGCTGATAAAGAGCGGCTGATGTGCCGGCTTGAAGTCGCAGCCGATTGTCAGCCAGGTGAGTACCCGTTCCGTGTTCTTACTGCGGTGGGGCTGTCTTCGATGGGCACGGTCCACGTCAGTCCGTTTCCGGTGATTGAAGAGGGCGAGACCAAGGTCAACACGAACGACCGAGTTGAAACAGCGTTGCGGGTCGAGCCGAACGTCACGGTTTTGGGGACTCTGTCGAGGAGCGCCGCTGATGACATTGATTGTTTCCGGGTGGCGGGCCAGGCCGGCGATCGGCTGTCCGTCGAGGTCGACATGGTCAAGATGGGCAACGACTTGCGGTGGAATCCGGTGCCGGACGGTTATGATTCGGTAGTCACGGTTCTGGACCCGTCTGGGAAGCGGATTGCGATCAACGACGATTCGTCGCTCAACCGCCAAGACCCGTTGCTGTCGGTGAAGTTGCCCGTTGATGGCGACTACACGGTGATCCTGCGACGCTCGATGTTTGTTCCCGAAGAGAGAGCGTACGCGATCCACATTGGCCGGTTCTTCCGACCGCTGGCCGCGTATCCACTAGGCGGGCCGGCCGGGGAGCCGCTTGACATCGAGTTGCTCGGTGACCCACTGGGATCCGTGTCACAAACCGTGACGCCGCCGCAATCGCCGGGCACCTTTGCATACTTTGGCGAAGCGACGTTGCCGCTGTCGCTGCGATCTAGCCCGTTCCCCAACGTGCTGGAAAAACCTGATCAACTCGAAACGCGGGTTCCGGCTACGCCTGTCGCGATCAACGGCATCCTGGCTGGCCCGGACGAAACAGATCGGTTTCGCATGACGGTGAAAAAGGGAGTGCCGCTGCAGGTGCGAGTGTGGGCGAGTGCGCTCGGGTCGCCCGTCGATCCTTCGATCAAGCTGCGCCGAGTTGACTCGTCGGGGGCCGTTGGAGCGGTCGAGCTTGAGGCCGATGATGCCAAACGTCCTGATCGCGATATCTTTGGTGGGCAGGGGGACTTTCCTGAAACGTTCGATCCTTCGGTTGTTTGGACACCGAAGCAGGATGGCGACTACGTACTTGAAATCTCCGATCCGCGAGGCTTCGGTGGCCCGACTCACGTGTACCGCATCGAGATCGCACCGCCGGTCAATACGCTCCACATCGGTTTGTCGTTTGAAGGTTACAAGCCGGAGCGGCCGCGTAAGACATCGCTGTCCGTGCCGCGAGGTGGGACTTGGACGGTCAGGCTCTCGCTTTATCCCGGCCAGGGAAGCAACATCAAGGGACCGATCGATCTTGGTGTTGAGGGGCTACCGGCGGGCATCCAAATGCGATCACCGCAAATGCCCAGTCTGCAGTCGGTCTGGCCGATGACGTTGGTTGCTGATGCGGACGCCTCACTGGCAGCGTCCATCATTCGTGTCACGGCACAGCCTGCGGAAGGTGGCGAACCGTTCGCAACGGTGAACCAACAGAACCTGCAGCGAGTGTCTTACTCGCACTATCCGTGGCGAAACATTCGGGTGGACCGATTCGCTGCCGCGGTGAGCGAGCCCGCTGGTTTTGCGTTGGAACTGAAAGCCCCGAAGCAACCATTGATGCGGGGGTCAGAGATGACCATCCCCATCCAGATCTTGCGAGAACCCGGCTTTGACGAGCCGCTCGAAATCCAGTGCGAACTTGCTCCGCGGGGTGTGGGCACGTCGCCCGCCGAGATCATTCCGGCGGGACAGAACACGGCGAACCTGACGCTGTCGGCCTCGGCAAACGCTAAGCTTGGCAGTTCACCGCTGTACGTTATGGCGACCACGACACAGGCCAGGGGCGGGCGTCCGGGCAGCAAGGTGAGAGGCGACACGGAACTGGGGTCCGAACGTGTGAGAGTTTCGTCAGACGTCGTGAGCATCGAGGTCGCTGAGCCCTTTGTGTCGCTTTCGAGCGAACCGCAAAGTGTCCGCCGAGGCAACACGATTGAGTACCGGTGGGCGGTAAAGCAGATCAGACCATTCGAAGGACAGGCCAGCGTCAGCATGCTCGGTTTGCCGGTTGGCGTGACCCAGGTTGGTGTCACACCGACGATTGATAAGGATTCGAATGAGGTTGCGGTGCAACTTGAGGCACGCGATGAGGCGTTGTTGGGTTTGGTGAGCGAGCTCAAGTGCGACGTGCAGTTTTCCGTTGGCGGGGTGGAACTTCAATTGCGGACGGGCTCAGGCAAGTTGCGAATTGACCCGAGGTTGGAGAAATGA